The Anticarsia gemmatalis isolate Benzon Research Colony breed Stoneville strain chromosome 18, ilAntGemm2 primary, whole genome shotgun sequence DNA window ttacttacctactttacatttttttttagattaggTTCGTAACTAATTTAGCTTTTGGCATTTTTGACTGAATTCCACACAAAATATCTACATTATATCTGTGTTATATTCAAATGAGTAAATGTGTACAGTTAAGTCCAGATAATCTCAAAATAAACGTTGCAATATTcttaaccttaaaaaatattcatgtagTAGATCGGTCATAATCTGTTATTACCGTACCAAAAcgaataatttgtataatttattgtgaaCTTACCGACTGTAACAATTTTCGGACAAACTTAGATATATTATAGCTCTTTTCAGTCTAAGAATCCAGAACAACTCTCTCTAAAATACCGTTTTTGTACTTATATAGCTAAAAGTCTCTCTACTACTTAATCTTTAATACCTAACATATgagttatttataagttaataaaaaaatgaattgcACTATTTCCAATAAGATGCAGGTTTTCTTTCCTGCCTAGTCACGTCACGTACGACAGagtaattattacatttctttaCATCATTTTAGAATTATTTCTTAGATTAGattgcaatattataaaatgtgacTCAATTACTAAGAAAGATTTAAAATTCGATACACTAAGTCCATGTTTTATAATaaccaaaaaatacaattttaaaaggcGCGGATCACGAATTATAACTTTTCTGTTTAAAGAATTTCTGTAGGTTAGAAAACAGGCGAGGCAGACCAATGGAGAGACATATTTTCGAAAAGTACTAAAATTGTTGgataatacaaaattgttacGGAAATGATTCCAAACGTAGACTATTACAACATTTTTGCTCCTGCATATTCAGTCTTCTTCTTGTTCTTTAACTAAGTATGAaatcatattaggtcggggaaaaagtcttttcgcattatagtatgtatgaacttgtaataaaatcgctttgcttcaagaatcacaaatgagtacacagtttattagttttttttcagtgagctcgtgaggtacccaaatatcgagcttttttgtgtagacaaATGATTGTATTTCAAGTTATTAAGCTAATATTATTCGAATTTCGGGTTTCAATACATCCCCTTAATATCTAGGAATAAAAGCAACAGATTTTCTCATGTTAGTTTACTCTTTTTCCTCCAGAATGACGCAGAGGTATCTTCAATCATGATAGACTACCAACGTTCGAGGGTCTGCAGCCCAGTCTACGACATCATGTTCATGATCTTCAATGGTTCAGACCACGAAGCCAGGAAAAAACACTTCCACGAATGGATCGACTACTATCATTCAGAACTTGGCAAATCACTGGCCTACTTTGATCTTGACGTCAATTCCATCTACCCTCGGGATGTATTAGATGCTGATATGAAGCGATATGGCATACCTATGTTTGGTCTTTGTTTGGGCATCGTAAACATATTAGTAAGGAAGTCAGAAGAAATCGGGATCCTAATGTCTGCAATGCAAGATGAAAATATGATGGAGAAAATTGAGGAATTATGTAACATGAGACCTGATGATGAAGTTATAGAGCTGTTTAGAAGCAAAATTGCAGGATTGGTCGCCAGTTTTAAGGAATTTGGATTACTGtgaattttgttattgtttctcTTCCTGCTACGTTGACCCGACAACTGGCTATCAAGATTTTtatgacaatctgatcagcgcctctagcgggcgtcgttggtactattttctttttatgttaacctctcgatactcgatattgCCGGCTGTAGCTGTAGGGTCGCGTACGTCGGTCAGACCTATGATCATTATAGAGCAATGACGCATGTTGACACGGTGCAGAGTGTGCAGCGTACATTGTGTATTCGTAAAGTAATGGAAGCCTTAAATTCGTTTGATGGTGATactattaattattgtattttttggagTGTAGTATGTCGTTgtttagaataattatttatttatatattctatattcttgtgtttttttgttaattaaaaatatagagttactgaaaaaaaaaccaatAACATAAAGTACGTAAGAAGTTTAAGATTAAAAATGTgttgctttttaaaataataaatgttaatactGTGATgcttaataattttttttctgttttactattattttccaaagtccccaacccgcacttggccagcgtggtggactcatggcctaacccctccatATCGTTTGGGAGAAggcccttgccctgcagtgggacagtaatggcttaaaaaagaaaaaaaatattttttactttatacgaaaaaaaatgacaacgtaatattaaaacacataCCTTTCACTTCAATGTGTGAGTCATATTTATGTGGCTACTACAATCAATAAGTAACTTACCAATGCCTACTAATAATTTGTTAGCAAATCACTGGTATCAGTGGTTTATAAAAATGccttttaaaaattacatagcaCCAAAGAAAATTACGACAATATGATACAAAGGAACACAAAAAAACTCAATACCTACcaagttattataatttcctgtttttttttctttttgagaACTCTCGCActagatttgctcttgtgtcgcggggacttttacaaacatacaaacaacggacgcaaagtacaaccagacccggaaaAAATCCCGTgtgaattgaacccacgacctccctcCCTCAAGTGTAGTGGCGTAACGGCCTAAAccacattaaattatttcaaataaccCCTATTATTATAAGGTTCACTGATCCTTCatggaattgaataaagctaCTGAGAAAAGTCAGTGTCAGACCTCTCTCACATCATTCTCAGAATCACTCAGAATGCTATTCGAGAACGCCCTGTGCatattttaatttgcaattTGTATCAATTCtacacaaaatatacataatcaAAAAATGGTAGGCGCTTCAACTaataagtcggggaaaaagtcttttcgcattatagtatgtatgaacttgtaataaaatcttttctcttcacaagaaaactcgatatttgggaagcttacgagctcactgaaagaaacctattaaccgtgtactcatttgtgattcttgaagccaaagagattttattacaagttcatgcatactataatgtgaaattactttttccccgacctaatattttaatctgTACAAACTTTCACACTCTCATTGTAAGGcgaatatgaattattttattaaacctggtttgtgtaattatgtttaattctACCTACAAAAGTCTTGCTGTCTTCGATTTTAGGATGTCAATcgttaagttaatttaaaaaataaaaatctgagcaataaaattatttaatgataaaaaaatcgttCATACCGACTTTCACTTTGTAAAGTGAAAGTCGGTATGAACGATTTTTTTCGGTTCGGAATTTTCAAAATAGCCCCTGAAATCATTTTCATTGCAATTTGTGTGAAAAAATTGAGTAATTTTTTGAGATACGTCTCCTCTTTCTAGAACGTGGGGCAATTTTGACCTTTCTTCTTAGTATTAGAAATTCCGAAAATCTGGAATCCCTGGAGCATAATCGTTAGTGACACGATTTGcaaatttttaatcaaaattacgTGCCATTTTTCAAGAACGTACCATCAGAATTGTAAATTGTGCTATGTAAGTAGAGTAATGACCACGACTCCTGGTTTAACGACAGCAATATAATGCCGTGGCTGTTTATGATTATTGACATGATTCAGTAACTGTAACAGCTCGTTTCTTATATCGCCATGCGTAAGTCTTATCGAATGAAGTCGGTATTTTGagcagcagtgatagccgagtgatataTGTAAGTAcacaagtggttgcaggttctaacccgaggcagcacaccaacgacttttcgaagttatgtgtgtattagaaataattatcacttgttccaactgtgaaggaaagcatcgtgatgtaaccttgcatgcctgagaaatttttagaacagttcttgaaggtatgcaaactccccaacccgcacttggccagggtggtggactcaaggcctaatccctccctcattacgggaggagacccttgcccagcagtggtacattAATGGTAacccattattattttttcttacagaAATAAATGAGGTAGGTATAACGGAGAGAGACCACGGTGCAACAATCAAGGGAGTCTAGAAGCCCCTATTTCGTCGCGGGAAAAACCATTTCTATAGGGGCccgtttatttttcatatagcTGATTAAGgttgaattattattaactgtATTGCGTATAACAGAATCTATATAATGCCATATCCGGATAATGACGTATCGCTGGTTTAACCTAAATTTTGGTCTATTTGTAAGaatattgtaatagaaaataCCAATTAGCGGTCTAATTCAGAATTTGCTTACTGCCCAGATGTCTAAAATCTGTACCTAAATAGGTAGTACGTGTGTAGTATGAACTGTATGAACTACAGGATGTACTCATCCTTGTGCAGTTCATAcgaagtataatttatttaatcaatcaTTACTTTGTAATTTTTGGATGAATAATCCGAATGACATGATTATTGTTCATAGAATCAATATGACTCACAGTTATTAATTGCTCTTTTTTTACCTGCGCCTGAAGATTACAATACATACACCTATATTGTCGAAACTCGTAgctcagtctgtctgtctgttcttCATGCCTAAATTACTGAACGAAGATAGTTTGAGACCTAAGAAAGACTTAATAGTCTTTTATTCCAGAAATTCTTTTAAGAAAGTACAGTCAAATCGAGATcctcctccttttttttaaGTCCGTTTAGAAATACCTGCATAAGCTACTTATGCAGGTATTTCTAAACCTACGTACCTACgtacgtaggtaggtatatatacaaatacaaatttttagcatttaaatacaaaatttcgagattaacagtaaaattttatttttttcgtctCGTCATcctgatttataaataatatgtttgatttattactttacaGATCCTGGGTACGTGTTCGATAAAGTAAAAGATAATTTCGTTTCTTATGTAATTGCAATGTATGACTCATTTGGAGCATGTGATTCCCCATTGGTGAGTCATTGAAAGTGAAGGGatctatatttttatgagtgTTTCGTTAGTACGTAATTTGCATACGCTAGTAATAATTGTCCTTGAAacgtattttgttttgtataatattttaaatatatattttaaactttagtttattttaaactttgaatcGTTTGGGTAACACagttgataaaagtttattttagttttgcaaacttttatcaattgtgttggtttcatatgaaaaaaatatcgaaactagttcatattcccattgtcaatgttacccaaacgattcaaagttacccagattgacgttattagattttttttatacattgatAAAGGCTTATATTAATGACCTCGAAAAAAATCGTTCATACCGACTTTCACTTTGTAAAGTGAAAGTCGGTATGAACGATTTTTTTACCTCATTTATTtctgtaagaaaaaataataatgggtTACCATTaatgtaccactgctgggcaagggtctcctcccgtaatgagggagggattaggccttgagtccaccaccctggccaagtgcgggttagggactttgcataccttcaagaactgttctaaaaatctctcaggcatgcaaggttgcatcacgatgttttccttcacagttggaacaaaagatatttttttctaaaacacacataaatTCAAAAAGTCCttggtgtgctgcctcgggttcgaatctgcaaccacttgcgtgggaggtacttATAGCACTCGGCTATAAAATACCGACTTCTTATTCGATAAGACTTACGCATGGAGATATAAGAAACGAGCTGTTACAGTTACTGAATCAGGTCAATAATCATAAACAGCCACGGCATTATATTGCTGTCGTTAAACCGTGAGTTGTGGTCATTACTCTACTTACATAACATAATTCACAAAGCTGTTGGTCCGTTTTTGAAAACTGGCACGTAAAGTTGATTAGAAATTTGCAAATCGTGTTACCAACGATTATGCTTCAGGGACTTTAGACTTTCGGAATTTCTaatactaatttttattttataaacagttatttattataaaatatgttgtttcAAAATACGCTAGGGGTAGAGTTTTTCTCACTGAAAGCTTTTCGGTAGTGGATAGTCGTTTATGGTAAAATACTTATGATCTTACCTCTATGGCATCTTTAGCGCAAAAATTCACAAAACATAACTGTTGCTTATTTGATGAATTAGGGCCTACAATTTACGGTAAACTCTCTTATTAccgttttaaaacaataaattacccAAAAAATTATCTGATGCTTCCATTTTTACTATAAGTGCATGATATCACACGCATTACCGCGCGTGCGAAATGATATGACTGTAATATCAGAAATTACGATACGAATTAATTTCCAAGTAAATACGTTGTACTGTTATctatatataactataaataaatattttgaaggaaCACGGGCAAAACGCAACCACCCATTAATAGCAATGAAAAGTTCgcttgagttatttttttttaaacagtttaacaCTATTTACATTAACGTAGATGTATAGAGGTTCAAAgtgaaacatacaaaattactctaaatatgatttattttacatttagttGAGCACTGCTAGCCGACGGGTTTATATTGGTACCTACCACGCAATCTTGTAAGTTCGAACCGAAGGCGCTTTAACGCGCGTAATTGTTCATCACCGAGTAGAGTCATGTCAGTATTGTAAAGCGGACACTCTTGTATTAAGGGACAGTCATTAATCATGAGAAGGAATAGCAACGGTCCAAGAATGGCACCTTGGCTTACACTGGCGTGTATCTAGATTAACTTGATTCATGCATTTCTAATCTCACAAACTCTTGGTGATTGTAGAGTTAATCAGTTTTAATCAATCTATGTGGTGAAAAGTTTTAGGACAGAAACCAATGGCTCTGAACTTTAACAGTAGGATGTCATATTGACCCAGTCGAATGCTCTACGCAAATCTCTTCGAACTCACCTTGCTGCATATACATCCATACACGGTTACGCGTACTACGCATATATACTTTGTGCCACCAACATTTTAGACCAAAATGTACTGAGTCTACCTATACTTTCGAATTCTCACCTGCACTCAGTTGGACAGCTTACAAGTGACGGCATAGTgctaaatcttattattttatgctcTTACATCGTTCTAGATAGGTCACCTGGTGGTTCAAATGAcccataatttttttaacatggGTTTGTAGTCTAAATTATATTGAGCATCATTTCAAATCTTACACTTTACTATGTTACAATTTTACCATAGTATAGATTCCGATTAATATGTCGCGACGCAATTTAAGCGAAATATGCATAAGCGTTAGTTAGTAAAAACTTTAAGCACGCGCTGGTACTAATTTCGTATCTGTTGGTATAAATATGAGAGGGTCGTCCATGCCCATTTTGCCCATTGTCCTTTATGGCAGAAATACTTAATTTAGTATTAAGTATCCATAATTTCAGCTCTGTCATCTTAACTCAACGGTCTTGTTCTAGCTTTTATGATTCATATGACTAATTTCAGAACCATCTGTCTTcgtaaaaccttaaaaaatatagatatatgtatgttcCTGATCACAATCTAATCGTTAATAGTATGACGGCAGAGACAAACATTATTAACTCAGCTATCAGGAAGATAAAATTACTACCTATATATTTACAAGAGAATAACGATCTAAGTTAGTCTATTAGCAGTAATCGTTACAACATGGCACAGTACAATTTTGAGGGTGACTATGAAAATGTGCCTGAAGGGCAATTGAAATTTATCCATCAAGTAATTCAAGAACATGGCCATGAAAACAGCAAGATTGTATTCGAGCCTGTTGGAAAAGCCGGTGACAATTATGTAGCTAGTGTGAAGAGGATACTCGTAGACGGCGAAAATGGAAGTCTGAGATTGATTGCAAAATTAGCACCCCCTATAGAATTCTTGCGTCAAACTATGAATACTGAAGTACTGTTCAGAAACGAACACATATTATACACGGAATTATTACCCAAGTACCTACATCTACAAAAGAAGGCAGGCGTACCTGAAGAAGAACTAATTAAGTTTCCAAAATGCTACGGATCTTCTTCTGAGGCCCCCAACGAAGTCATTATTTTAGAAGACTTGAAACCATTAGGCTTTACAATGCTGGATAGATTTGAAATACTCCCCAGCGACTGTATTTATGCTATCTTGAAAAGATTTGCAGCTTTTCATTCCCTATCGTTTGTGTTGAGGCAAAAGGAACCAGCTACATTTGACCGTTATAAGTCAATTTTATCCGACATGTGGGCAACAATGATTGAGAATGAAGAGACGAAGCAGTACTTCTTAGCAGTTGAGAATGACGTACTTGCAGTTCTTGATGATCCAGACCACATTAATGTAGCGAGGCATAAGATATCTGACGCCATCAaccaaatgaaaaaaatacggaaaACTGACATGGACAACAAGTACAGTGTAATTGTTCAAGGAGATTGTTGGACGAACAATGTCATGTTCAGATTTgaggtaaatattatttcagtattctataaatttatttgttggGTGTTGAAGAAAAAGATCTTTTGTCATGTCTGTGAGTCCCACTTGCTTAACTTCAAAAGTTTTAGACCTAGTCGCATAGTGACAGCAGTACAtcctagtaataaaataactcgtagaaataaaattatttgaatgcCAATGACAAAGAGGAAAACATATCTTAAAGACATATCGCTACTTTAACAATGAGCTATCTATCtctttacttaaaaaaacacatttagatTCATTTATCTCGTTCGTCTCATAGTGATGGGTCAGTCCCTTAGATAGGAAATAATATGATAGCACTGGAAAATGGTAAAGGTCATTTTtcataacatacaaacaaaaagctCCTACCTACGGAATCTCGAAACCAAAGATACGGTAAGCCAAAACAAGGAGTGGCATTGCCTGCGTATCGTGTTTTCTTCATACGTATTGTGCCTGATCTTCTAGTATATTCCATTTGGCTTGCTTTTTAATCCACTTTATCTAAACTAGCAATAACCAAATGATAATCTGAGTTGGACCAGAATCATTGGCTTAGCCgctttttactattatttttctaCCAATCATCAactgaataatgttttttccatttacataacaaattttaatccACACAATAGAACGTAGCGTATGATTCATCGTCACTATAATTATATAGTAACGGTCTTTATAAACATCGCGAGAGATAAGATAGGACAACTGCACACGATAATGAACGTAACCGAGAACTGGAAACCGgctttatcaatattaattgaCAAATAATCGGTAAATCCTAAGATAATCGTATCAGATAATTGTGTATCCACCTGTAAAGAATTGTTATGATACTATGCAACGTGTTTTGTTTGCCGTCGTTCTTTATACTTTATTACTAAATTATGTAAAAGCAAGTTGATAGACATACTCTTACAAGAATCGTCAAATTCGATTTAGTTAGGATTCAAATCTCAAAATGAAACCTCTGACACAAAgttcttataaaaaaacctttagtgcttaaacagaataattaattaatagaaattatatttaagtgcttgttcacgttggaactcgcgggcgcggtggcgggcgcggtcgcggggacgtggcgatttgtgttcacgttggccgccaggcgggcgtttggctcaaactggctcaaactggttgatcttacttgacatcgcgcccgccaccgctagttcgacgtgaacacacacgaacatcttcacttgtttgatattggcgcgagcgcgccacgcgggccgcgcgcgacgccgctagctcgcccgcgacttagaccgcgcgaacggtttgtacgtgaacacttcggtacatcgccatatgtttgatatttcgcgaccgcgcccgccaccgcgcccgcgagtcaacgtgaatgagcacttagccacttaatttattttgatcgTCCAATAATACGTAGGACGAAAACTTTATTGCAATAGTGTAATTTGATGTTGAAAAAATCTGTaactaaaccataaaaaatcATGTGGTTTAGTCTGCGCCTGCTCCCATAGGAACAAGGCTTCATTTTAAGTACCTAAGGGTGAGTTTATGTATATTGATAATTTTCATATCAATTTCAGGATGAAAAGCTAGCAGACACAATATTGATCGACTACCAGCTCTCAAGAAACGCCAGTCCAGCATACGACCTCTTCTACATGATCTTGAACTGCACTGACCACGAAACTAGGAAAAAGCACTTCAATGAATGGATCGACTACTACCACGAAGAACTAGAAAAGTCACTATCTTATCACGGATTGAAAGTTAACTTTGTCTACCCCAGGGACAGGCTAGACACTGATTTAATGAGATACGGAAGACTCATGTTTGGATTATGCGTCTTCTTGGCAAACATGCTGATTAGGAAACCAGAAGATGCCGCAAAGGTTCAAGAACTTATGAAAAGCGAAGATGTCTTCGATAGACCCGAAGAATTCGGGGTAGGAAATCTTGATGTTGATTCAAGAAACCGCTTTAAGAATCGAATTTCCGGAATTATATCCACTTTGCAAGAGTTTGGACTTCTATAGACATTTTGTAATAACAGTCCCACCGatgtaattacttttatagtaactatttatttatttgtgtgattgGTGCGAATCCAagatataatttactttaataataaagattGTGCCACTTTGGTTTATGCAGTCATTTTGTTACATTacgttttaataagtttttatgaGGAgctatgatataaaatatgactaAATACTTTCAACACATCCTTAGTCTTGTTCCAAATCAAAATGATATTTAAGGTGCCCTAAATTGTTcaagatattaatataattgttgaTTTAGgattgattatatattatattataattgttagttTAGCGgagaagaataatataaatgtacataatatgattaaagatttttttacaatatttcttaccaatgtatattatttacgatAAGGCACTCATAGACAGTTGCTCTCACTGGTTGATAAATAatcgatctatgggttaagcaaaccctGGCGCGGTCttgttatagtattttttaagtaattgcGATACATCACATCCctgaattttgttttatcatGCACGTGAAGTCACTCGCAGAAAATAATACGTAAAATCATATGATGTAAATATCAAACCAGCTCAGCTCATATTAGTAcgataaatactaaaaaaattgtatgtaatataagatggttatgtatttaaattctaACTTTGTAATACTGCTCAAAATATTACAGAAGGCGCTTTACCACATTAACTGCAAATTTACTGTATTATaaacccgcacaacttcgcttgcgtcacataagagagaataggtgatttttttcccagtttttgtaacccttgttactagtactctgctcctattggttgtagcgtgatgttatatagcctatatatagccttcctcaataaatgggctatcaaacagtgaaataatttttcaaataggaccagtagttcctgagattagcgcgttcaaacaaacaaacaaactcttcacctttataatattagtatagaaaactGTTTAATAAGAAGAATATTTACTCATGCAATAATATCGCTAAATGCATGCACGCTCTAGGTGCATGCAAGTATTTAGCTGTAGTATGTAATCGAAGCAACTGTATGATGTCACTATAGTTGGTTTTCTATCATTGTAAACATTCCTCTCATTTATTCTTTGTTAATACGCTATCTGTCTCGCTTCGACGACGGAAGTGAAAGAATTTAtagaaagtaattttatagttataggAAAGCTCgcatgcttaaaatttgtttaacacatttattgagggcatgcaaagtccccaacccgcacttggccagcgtggtggactcaaggcctaacccttccctcattacgggaagagacccttgcccagcagtgggacagtaatggggtaaatttattattatttattaattttatagttaccTGTCTCGAGATGAAGGTATTCGGCCATTTTGTCTGGGGTGTAGGCTAAGG harbors:
- the LOC142980627 gene encoding uncharacterized protein LOC142980627: MAQYNFEGDYENVPEGQLKFIHQVIQEHGHENSKIVFEPVGKAGDNYVASVKRILVDGENGSLRLIAKLAPPIEFLRQTMNTEVLFRNEHILYTELLPKYLHLQKKAGVPEEELIKFPKCYGSSSEAPNEVIILEDLKPLGFTMLDRFEILPSDCIYAILKRFAAFHSLSFVLRQKEPATFDRYKSILSDMWATMIENEETKQYFLAVENDVLAVLDDPDHINVARHKISDAINQMKKIRKTDMDNKYSVIVQGDCWTNNVMFRFEDEKLADTILIDYQLSRNASPAYDLFYMILNCTDHETRKKHFNEWIDYYHEELEKSLSYHGLKVNFVYPRDRLDTDLMRYGRLMFGLCVFLANMLIRKPEDAAKVQELMKSEDVFDRPEEFGVGNLDVDSRNRFKNRISGIISTLQEFGLL